A single genomic interval of Cucumis sativus cultivar 9930 chromosome 7, Cucumber_9930_V3, whole genome shotgun sequence harbors:
- the LOC116404987 gene encoding uncharacterized protein LOC116404987: protein MRLKDSNIFKIKKYVKVHSCSLDVLNRDHRQAKSWVVGELIKSKFKGVGRLYKPRDIIEDMRQDYGINMSYEKAWRARENAYERVRGCPEESYNLLLRYGEALKLANVGTIFHMELEDDRFFKYLFMAVGPCVRGFLNCIRPVIVMDGTFLKNKYRGQLIVAVCLDGNNQIYPLAFGVVDRETDASIQWFLEKLKGAIGEVPNLGFVTDRKTCFSKCIASVFPSAFHGLCVQHLTQNLNDKYKNDTIATLFYNASRTYRESTFSEAWRSILAFPNDSGKYLNDVGITRWSRFHCPGRRYNMMTTNIAESMNSILKEPRDLPIASFLEHVRALLQRWFWERREEGIKVTSTLTKWAELVLQKKQERALTMKVNPIDCYQFHVKDLDKEEVINLHTQECTCKEFQAEQLPCAHAIAVARDRNINVYSLCANYYTNECLLAAYSEAVYLVGNQSEWKTTEEYVHMTVLPPKVVKRVGATEEKEDSKCR, encoded by the coding sequence ATGAGATTGaaggattcaaatatatttaagattaaaaagtatgtCAAAGTTCATTCATGTtctcttgacgttttgaaTCGTGACCATAGGCAAGCAAAATCTTGGGTTGTTGGAGAATTAATAAAGTCAAAGTTCAAGGGAGTCGGTCGTCTATACAAACCACGTGATATCATAGAAGACATGAGGCAAGACTATGGCATAAATATGAGTTATGAAAAAGCATGGCGCGCTAGAGAAAATGCGTATGAACGAGTGCGCGGGTGTCCTGAAGAGTCATATAATCTATTGCTTAGATATGGTGAAGCTCTCAAACTTGCAAATGTAGGTACAATATTTCACATGGAACTTGAAGATGATCgtttcttcaaatatctttttatggcTGTTGGTCCATGTGTTCGAGGATTCTTAAACTGCATTAGACCGGTTATAGTCATGGATGGAACATTCCTTAAGAACAAATATCGGGGTCAGTTGATAGTTGCTGTTTGCTTGGAtggtaacaatcaaatttatcctCTTGCCTTTGGAGTGGTGGACAGAGAAACAGATGCTTCAATACAGTGGTTCttagagaaattgaaaggtGCAATAGGAGAGGTGCCTAATCTAGGCTTCGTGACAGAtcgaaaaacatgtttttctaaGTGTATTGCATCGGTTTTTCCCTCCGCATTCCATGGACTTTGTGTCCAACACttgactcaaaatttgaatgataaatacAAGAATGACACTATAGCTACTTTGTTTTACAATGCATCTAGAACATATCGTGAATCAACGTTCTCAGAAGCGTGGAGAAGTATTCTTGCATTTCCTAATGATtcaggaaaatatttaaacgatgTTGGAATAACACGTTGGTCTCGTTTTCACTGTCCAGGAAGACGATATAATATGATGACAACAAATATAGCAGAGTCCATGAATTCTATACTGAAAGAACCTAGAGATTTGCCTATTGCTTCATTCCTTGAACATGTTCGAGCTTTGCTACAACGTTGGTTTTGGGAGCGTCGAGAAGAAGGCATTAAAGTGACGTCTACATTGACTAAATGGGCAGAGTTAGttctacaaaagaaacaagaacgaGCTTTGACAATGAAAGTCAACCCAATTGATTGTTACCAATTCCATGTTAAAGATTTAGATAAAGAGGAGGTCATAAATCTTCATACTCAAGAGTGCACTTGTAAGGAGTTTCAAGCTGAGCAACTACCATGCGCACATGCCATTGCTGTTGCACGGGATCgcaatataaatgtttatagctTATGTGCTAACTATTACACTAATGAATGTTTGTTGGCAGCATATTCGGAGGCCGTCTACCTAGTTGGGAATCAGTCGGAATGGAAGACAACTGAAGAATATGTACATATGACTGTCTTACCTCCGAAAGTAGTCAAAAGAGTTGGGGCGACCGAAGAAAAAGAGGATTCCAAGTGTCGGTGA
- the LOC116405113 gene encoding uncharacterized protein LOC116405113 → MMPEEEEHLRMSSGELVEKTHPYNTVSEKNGDSKRPGEASNDDNDCKKSKKKKKWKSKMKEVVRKLKYRVAVLENERGSLKSMLSTILKHLEVQKKGEEGDCTGVEGHDAQTEDVDTPGTPSWLRMPKEDDTSDGVKHVELQKQGVEANRTEDDTMDELDKKVHIDLEEPIDVVDDLNEEIGVKSLTYFDSDVMEIEPLSTKRPHVRPARSKRASVYLSTPFTALDKRTTKSTTTTSQSQPSVYDPMHKIPDAHLDRLRAWITDKRTKDEVRETFHGKNSKEFFRDLFMCRRWLADEHLDALFLLIRFNIKTAMIPSAQNFTTVDTLFMRLLVAKWPEYQECIKENRPFHWKEEYRLVDYVVGSKQDCQDPWVNVDYIYSPFNIHGNHWILLCLDLVRCQVKVWDSLPSLTSAEDMRSILVPIQEMVPNLLDTTGFFVRRGGSSTHKEPWPLVIVDSIPLQRNNSDCGVFTIKYFEYEVSGLDVATLCQENMSYFRKQLAFQLWTNNLMY, encoded by the exons ATGATGCCTGAAGAGGAGGAGCATCTAAGAATGTCTTCAGGGGAACTTGTTGAGAAAACTCATCCATATAACACCGTTTCTGAGAAGAATGGTGATTCAAAACGACCAGGAGAAGCTAGTAATGATGACAATGACTGCaaaaagagtaagaaaaagaagaagtggaAGTCTAAGATGAAAGAAGTTGTTCGAAAACTCAAATATCGAGTAGCGGTTCTCGAGAATGAACGTGGAAGCCTAAAATCAATGCTGTCGACTATATTGAAACACCTTGAAGTTCAAAAAAAG GGTGAAGAAGGAGACTGCACGGGAGTTGAAGGTCATGATGCCCAGACCGAAGATGTTGACACACCCGGTACACCTTCTTGGTTGAGGATGCCCAAGGAGGATGACACAAGTGATGGGGTGAAACACGTTGAACTTCAAAAGCAG GGTGTCGAAGCAAACCGCACGGAGGATGACACGATGGACGAGTTGGATAAGAAGGTTCATATTGATTTGGAGGAGCCAATAGACGTCGTTGACGATTTGAACGAGGAAATTGGAGTAAAAAGTCTTACTTATTTTGATTCAGACGTCATGGAAATAGAACCATTATCCACTAAACGACCACATGTTCGGCCCGCACGTAGCAAGCGTGCAAGTGTATACTTGTCAACCCCCTTCACAGCTTTAGATAAACGGACTACAAAATCAACCACCACCACCTCTCAGTCTCAACCATCCGTCTATGATCCTATGCACAAAATACCTGACGCCCATTTAGATCGACTCAGAGCTTGGATCACAGACAAGCGTACGAAAGATGAGGTGCGTGAAACTTTTCACGGGAAAAATTCGAAGGAGTTTTTCAGAGACTTGTTCATGTGTCGTCGGTGGTTGGCGGATGAG cATTTGGATGCACTCTTTCTTCTCATTCGCTTCAACATTAAGACAGCCATGATACCTTCTGCTCAAAACTTCACAACTGTAGACACACTATTCATG cGACTATTAGTTGCGAAGTGGCCTGAATACCAAGAATGTATTAAAGAGAATCGACCATTTCACTGGAAGGAGGAGTATCGGTTGGTTGACTATGTTGTCGGATCAAAACAAGACTGTCAAGATCCTTGGGTGAATGTTGATTACATTTACTCTCCATTCAATATCCATGGCAATCATTGGATTCTATTATGCTTGGACTTGGTACGCTGTCAAGTTAAGGTATGGGATTCGCTTCCGTCGCTTACGAGTGCCGAAGATATGAGAAGCATATTAGTGCCAATTCAAGAGATGGTGCCAAATTTGCTCGATACTACTGGATTCTTTGTTAGGAGAGGCGGATCATCAACACACAAGGAACCTTGGCCACTTGTCATTGTCGACTCCATTCCACTTCAACGCAACAATAGTGATTGTGGTGTATTTACAATTAAGTATTTCGAATATGAAGTTTCTGGTTTAGATGTAGCTACattatgtcaagaaaacatgtcatattttagaaaacaattggcATTTCAATTATGGACCAACAATCTCATGTATTGA